A genomic region of Mycobacterium senriense contains the following coding sequences:
- a CDS encoding DUF937 domain-containing protein — protein MAGLDDLYAQIPTSEIATRLGVNEDEVVGAVHTLVPVLLSGLHQNSQDPAAADRIESAATSHAARGLLDAGGDVDQVDAGDGRQAIATIFGGNDADQVASALAKGGAGNSDMLKQLLPVLVPIVLAYIGKQLNPAGQGSPETVPRTTQAASGGALGEVLGSILGAGSGDKSFGGILGNVLGGKGGALGDILGGLLGGKK, from the coding sequence ATGGCCGGTCTTGATGATCTGTACGCCCAGATCCCCACATCTGAAATCGCGACAAGGCTTGGCGTGAACGAAGACGAAGTCGTCGGCGCGGTTCACACACTGGTGCCGGTGCTGCTGAGCGGCCTTCACCAGAACTCACAGGATCCCGCGGCGGCGGACCGGATCGAGTCCGCTGCCACGAGTCACGCCGCCCGTGGCCTGCTCGACGCCGGCGGGGATGTCGACCAGGTTGATGCGGGCGACGGCCGGCAGGCGATCGCAACGATCTTCGGTGGCAACGACGCCGATCAAGTCGCGTCGGCGCTGGCCAAGGGAGGCGCCGGTAACAGCGACATGCTCAAACAGTTGCTGCCGGTCTTGGTCCCGATCGTGTTGGCATACATCGGAAAACAGTTGAATCCGGCGGGGCAGGGGTCGCCGGAAACGGTCCCTCGGACGACGCAGGCCGCTTCGGGTGGCGCCCTGGGCGAAGTTCTGGGCAGCATCCTCGGTGCCGGCTCCGGTGACAAATCGTTTGGCGGCATTCTCGGAAACGTGTTGGGCGGCAAGGGCGGTGCGTTGGGCGACATCCTCGGTGGGTTGCTCGGCGGCAAGAAGTAA
- a CDS encoding LysM peptidoglycan-binding domain-containing protein: MSDTLTGGQKLVRGESLASNNGAYTLTLEDDGNLVLASRGQALWSTSTEGQNVVRAEVQPDGNFVLYTADKPVWHTDTKGKKDVKLVLQDDRNLVLYASDGPAWSTHTETDNPPPPAPEAAAEEPAAQTEDAAEEAPAEVAAEPAPEPEPEPAARTYTVASGDTLWAIAERFYGDGNRYQAIADASGISNPDLIQPGQVLTIP; encoded by the coding sequence ATGTCAGACACGCTTACTGGTGGTCAAAAGCTTGTGCGCGGGGAATCGCTCGCCTCGAACAACGGCGCCTACACCTTGACCCTGGAGGACGACGGCAACTTGGTGCTGGCCTCGCGAGGTCAGGCTTTGTGGTCGACGTCGACCGAGGGCCAAAATGTGGTGCGCGCCGAGGTGCAACCCGACGGCAACTTCGTCCTCTACACGGCGGATAAACCGGTCTGGCATACCGACACCAAGGGCAAGAAGGACGTCAAACTCGTGCTTCAAGACGACCGCAACTTGGTGCTGTATGCCTCCGACGGGCCGGCATGGTCGACGCACACAGAGACCGACAACCCGCCGCCACCGGCACCCGAGGCCGCCGCCGAAGAACCTGCCGCGCAGACCGAGGATGCCGCCGAGGAGGCCCCAGCCGAGGTCGCCGCGGAGCCGGCCCCAGAGCCAGAGCCAGAGCCCGCGGCGCGGACCTACACCGTCGCCTCCGGCGACACCCTGTGGGCGATCGCGGAGCGCTTCTACGGTGACGGCAATCGATATCAAGCGATCGCCGACGCCAGCGGCATCTCCAACCCCGACCTGATTCAGCCCGGTCAAGTGCTCACGATTCCCTGA
- a CDS encoding valine--tRNA ligase has product MTASRSPATDLPKSWDPAAAESAIYQKWVDAGYFTADPGSTKPGYSIVLPPPNVTGSLHMGHALEHTMMDALTRRKRMQGYEVLWQPGMDHAGIATQSVVEKQLAVDGKTKEDFGRELFIEKVWDWKRESGGAIGGQMRRLGDGVDWSRDRFTMDEGLSRAVRAIFKRLYDAGLIYRAERLVNWSPVLQTAISDIEVDYQEVEGELVSFRYGSMDDSQPHIVVATTRMETMLGDTAIAVHPDDERYRHLVGTSLPHPFVDRQLVVVADEHVDPEFGTGAVKVTPAHDPNDFEIGLRHQLPMISIMDTKGRIIDTGTQFDGMDRFQARVAVREALAAEGRITEEKRPYLHSVGHSERSGEPIEPRLSLQWWVRVESLAKAAGDAVRNGDTVIHPASLEPRWFAWVDDMHDWCISRQLWWGHRIPIWYGPNGEQRCVGPDETPPEGWEQDPDVLDTWFSSGLWPFSTLGWPDKTPELEKFYPTSVLVTGYDILFFWVARMMMFGTFVGDDEAITLDGRRGPQVPFTDVFLHGLIRDESGRKMSKSKGNVVDPLDWVDEFGADALRFTLARGASPGGDLAVGEDHVRASRNFCTKLFNATRYALLNGARLASLPAAAELTDADRWILGRLEEVRAEVDSAFDSYEFSRACEALYHFAWDEFCDWYVELAKTQLAEGITHTTAVLAATLDTLLRLLHPVIPFITEALWQALTGDEAQESLVIADWPQSSGIRLDQVAAQRITDMQKLVTEVRRFRSDQGLADRQKVPARMTGVDEADLGTQVSAVTSLAWLTAAGPDFRPSASVEVRLSGGTVVVELDTSGTIDVAAERRRLEKDLAAAHKELASTTAKLANDEFLGKAPQNVVDKIRDRQRLAQEEAERINARLAGLQ; this is encoded by the coding sequence GTGACCGCCAGCCGCAGCCCCGCCACCGACCTGCCCAAGTCGTGGGATCCCGCTGCGGCCGAAAGCGCGATCTACCAGAAATGGGTGGACGCGGGCTACTTCACGGCGGACCCCGGCAGCACCAAGCCGGGGTATTCGATTGTGCTGCCGCCGCCGAACGTGACCGGCAGCCTGCACATGGGCCACGCGCTCGAGCACACCATGATGGACGCCCTGACCCGGCGCAAGCGGATGCAGGGTTACGAGGTGCTGTGGCAGCCGGGCATGGACCACGCCGGCATCGCGACGCAGAGCGTGGTGGAAAAGCAACTCGCGGTCGACGGCAAGACCAAAGAGGACTTCGGCCGAGAGCTGTTCATCGAAAAGGTGTGGGACTGGAAGCGGGAGTCCGGCGGCGCCATCGGCGGCCAGATGCGCCGCCTCGGCGACGGCGTGGACTGGAGCCGCGACCGCTTCACCATGGACGAGGGCCTGTCGCGGGCGGTCCGCGCGATCTTCAAGCGCCTCTACGACGCCGGACTGATCTATCGGGCCGAGCGGCTAGTCAACTGGTCGCCCGTGCTGCAGACGGCGATTTCGGACATCGAGGTCGACTATCAAGAGGTCGAAGGCGAGCTGGTCTCGTTCCGCTACGGCTCGATGGACGACTCGCAACCACATATCGTGGTGGCCACCACCCGGATGGAAACGATGCTCGGTGACACCGCGATCGCGGTGCATCCCGACGACGAACGCTACCGGCACCTGGTCGGCACCAGCCTGCCGCACCCGTTCGTGGACCGTCAGCTGGTGGTGGTCGCCGACGAGCACGTCGATCCCGAGTTCGGCACCGGCGCAGTGAAAGTCACACCCGCACACGACCCCAATGACTTCGAGATCGGCCTGCGTCATCAGCTGCCGATGATCTCGATCATGGACACCAAGGGCCGGATCATCGACACCGGAACCCAATTCGACGGCATGGACCGATTCCAGGCCAGGGTCGCGGTGCGCGAGGCGCTGGCGGCCGAGGGCCGGATCACCGAGGAGAAGCGACCGTACCTGCACAGCGTCGGACATTCCGAGCGCAGCGGCGAGCCGATCGAACCACGCCTTTCCCTGCAGTGGTGGGTCAGGGTGGAATCGCTTGCCAAGGCCGCCGGAGACGCGGTGCGCAACGGGGACACCGTGATCCACCCCGCCAGCCTGGAACCGCGCTGGTTCGCCTGGGTCGACGACATGCACGACTGGTGCATCTCGCGCCAGCTGTGGTGGGGCCACCGCATCCCGATCTGGTACGGCCCCAACGGTGAACAGCGTTGCGTCGGTCCCGACGAGACGCCGCCGGAGGGTTGGGAGCAGGACCCCGACGTGCTGGACACCTGGTTCTCCTCGGGGCTGTGGCCGTTCTCCACGTTGGGCTGGCCCGACAAGACCCCAGAGCTCGAAAAGTTCTATCCCACAAGCGTTCTCGTCACCGGTTATGACATTCTGTTTTTCTGGGTAGCCAGGATGATGATGTTCGGCACCTTCGTCGGCGACGACGAGGCCATCACCCTGGACGGTCGCCGCGGTCCGCAGGTGCCGTTCACCGATGTCTTCCTGCACGGGCTGATCCGCGACGAGTCGGGCCGCAAGATGAGCAAGTCCAAGGGCAACGTCGTCGACCCGCTGGACTGGGTGGACGAGTTCGGGGCCGACGCGCTGCGCTTCACGCTGGCCCGCGGCGCCAGCCCGGGTGGCGACCTGGCGGTCGGCGAGGACCATGTCCGCGCGTCGCGCAACTTCTGCACCAAGCTGTTCAACGCCACCCGCTACGCGTTACTCAACGGCGCGAGGCTGGCCTCGCTGCCCGCGGCGGCCGAGCTCACCGACGCCGACCGGTGGATTCTCGGGCGACTGGAAGAGGTTCGCGCGGAGGTTGATTCGGCGTTCGACAGCTACGAGTTCAGTCGCGCCTGCGAGGCGCTGTACCACTTCGCGTGGGACGAATTCTGTGACTGGTACGTCGAATTGGCCAAGACGCAACTGGCCGAAGGGATCACGCACACCACGGCCGTGCTGGCGGCGACGCTGGACACCCTACTGCGGTTGCTGCACCCGGTGATCCCCTTCATCACCGAGGCGCTGTGGCAGGCACTGACCGGCGACGAGGCCCAAGAGTCGCTGGTGATCGCCGACTGGCCGCAGTCGTCCGGGATCAGGCTGGACCAGGTTGCCGCACAGCGGATCACCGACATGCAGAAGCTGGTGACAGAGGTGCGCCGGTTCCGCAGCGATCAGGGACTGGCGGACCGGCAGAAGGTGCCGGCCCGGATGACCGGCGTCGACGAAGCCGACCTGGGCACCCAGGTGAGCGCGGTGACGTCGCTGGCGTGGCTCACCGCCGCGGGCCCGGATTTTCGCCCGTCGGCGTCGGTGGAGGTGCGGCTCAGCGGCGGCACCGTCGTCGTCGAGCTCGACACCTCCGGCACCATCGACGTCGCCGCCGAACGTCGCCGGCTGGAGAAGGATCTGGCCGCGGCGCACAAGGAGCTGGCATCGACCACCGCCAAATTGGCCAACGACGAATTCCTGGGCAAGGCCCCGCAAAACGTCGTCGACAAGATTCGCGATCGGCAGCGCCTGGCCCAGGAGGAAGCCGAGCGGATCAACGCGCGGCTAGCCGGGCTGCAGTGA
- the folC gene encoding bifunctional tetrahydrofolate synthase/dihydrofolate synthase: MTEPPDWPQDPDWPQDPDWPQDEAPAEIPDPAPTPDEIASLLQVEHLLDQRWPETKIEPSLTRISALMDLLGSPQLAYPSIHVAGTNGKTSVARMIDALITAFGQRTGRTTSPHLQSAVERISIDAKPISPAQYVATYREIEPFVQMVDAQSQADGGPAMSKFEVLTAMAFAAFADAPVDVAVVEVGMGGRWDATNVINAPVAVITPISIDHVEYLGDDLAAIAGEKAGIITRAPEGAPDTVAVIGRQAPEAMEVLLTRTVQADAAVAREDSEFAVLGRQVAIGGQVLQLQGLGGVYSDVYLPLHGEHQAHNAALALAAVEAFFGAGAQRQLDVEAVRAGFAAVASPGRLERMRSAPTVFLDAAHNPAGAAALAQTLADEFDFRYLVGVLSVLTDKDVDGILAALQPVFDAVVVTHNGSPRALDVESLALAARERFGPDRVSTAENLRDAIDVATALVDEAAVDGPGEAFSGTGIVITGSVVTAGAARTLFGRDPQ; this comes from the coding sequence ATGACCGAGCCGCCCGACTGGCCGCAGGACCCCGACTGGCCGCAGGACCCCGACTGGCCGCAGGACGAGGCGCCCGCCGAGATCCCCGACCCGGCACCCACCCCGGACGAGATCGCGTCGCTGTTGCAGGTCGAGCACCTGCTGGACCAGCGCTGGCCGGAGACCAAGATCGAGCCGAGCCTGACCCGGATCAGCGCGCTGATGGACCTGCTGGGCTCGCCGCAACTGGCCTACCCGTCTATCCATGTCGCGGGCACCAACGGCAAGACCTCGGTGGCGCGGATGATCGACGCGCTGATCACCGCGTTCGGTCAGCGCACCGGGCGCACCACCAGCCCGCACCTGCAATCGGCGGTGGAACGCATCTCGATCGACGCCAAGCCGATCAGCCCGGCGCAATACGTGGCGACGTATCGCGAGATCGAGCCGTTCGTCCAGATGGTCGACGCGCAGTCGCAGGCCGACGGCGGGCCCGCGATGAGCAAGTTCGAGGTGCTGACCGCCATGGCGTTCGCCGCGTTCGCCGATGCCCCCGTCGACGTCGCCGTGGTCGAGGTGGGCATGGGCGGCCGCTGGGATGCCACCAACGTGATCAACGCCCCTGTCGCGGTCATCACCCCGATCTCCATCGACCACGTCGAATACCTGGGCGACGATCTCGCCGCCATTGCGGGGGAAAAGGCCGGCATCATCACCCGGGCGCCCGAGGGTGCACCCGATACCGTCGCGGTCATCGGGCGTCAGGCCCCCGAGGCGATGGAGGTGCTGTTGACCCGGACCGTGCAAGCCGACGCCGCGGTGGCCCGCGAGGACTCCGAATTCGCCGTCCTGGGTCGTCAGGTCGCGATCGGCGGGCAGGTGTTGCAGCTGCAGGGCCTGGGCGGGGTGTATTCCGATGTCTACCTGCCGCTGCACGGCGAACATCAGGCGCACAACGCTGCGCTGGCCCTCGCGGCCGTTGAGGCGTTCTTCGGCGCCGGTGCGCAGCGTCAGCTCGACGTCGAGGCGGTGCGCGCCGGTTTCGCCGCCGTCGCCAGCCCCGGCCGGCTGGAGCGGATGCGCAGCGCACCCACGGTGTTCCTCGACGCTGCGCACAATCCCGCCGGTGCCGCCGCGCTGGCGCAGACCCTGGCCGACGAATTCGACTTCCGCTATCTAGTCGGGGTGCTCAGCGTGCTCACGGACAAAGACGTCGACGGCATCCTGGCCGCTTTGCAGCCGGTGTTCGACGCTGTCGTGGTGACCCACAACGGATCCCCGCGGGCGCTCGACGTCGAGTCGTTGGCCCTGGCGGCGCGCGAGCGGTTCGGGCCCGACCGGGTGAGCACCGCCGAGAACCTGCGCGACGCCATCGACGTCGCGACCGCACTGGTCGACGAGGCCGCGGTGGACGGACCAGGCGAAGCCTTCTCCGGCACCGGCATCGTCATCACCGGGTCGGTGGTGACCGCCGGGGCGGCGCGGACCCTGTTCGGTCGTGATCCGCAATGA
- a CDS encoding DUF4233 domain-containing protein: protein MTDAPENPEERTPAPAADPWRSFGAVMALTLFLEAIVVLLAIPVVGAVGGGLTTASLVYLIGLAVLLILMAGVQRKPWAIWANLGVQVILLAGFAVYPGVGFIGVLFTGLWALIAYFRAEVRRRQQ, encoded by the coding sequence ATGACGGACGCGCCCGAGAACCCCGAGGAGCGCACCCCGGCGCCGGCGGCCGACCCCTGGCGCAGCTTCGGCGCGGTGATGGCCCTGACGCTGTTTCTGGAAGCGATCGTGGTGCTTTTGGCGATCCCGGTGGTGGGCGCGGTCGGCGGCGGCCTGACGACGGCGTCGCTGGTCTACCTGATCGGGCTGGCCGTGCTGCTGATCCTGATGGCCGGGGTGCAGCGCAAACCCTGGGCGATCTGGGCCAACCTCGGCGTGCAGGTGATCCTGCTCGCCGGCTTCGCCGTCTACCCGGGGGTGGGGTTCATCGGTGTGCTGTTCACCGGGCTGTGGGCCTTGATCGCCTACTTCCGGGCCGAGGTTCGGCGCAGGCAGCAATAG
- the ndk gene encoding nucleoside-diphosphate kinase — protein MTERTLVLIKPDGVQRQLVGEIIGRIERKGLSIAALELRPVGRELATQHYAEHDGKPFFESLLEFITSGPVVAAIVEGPRAIAAFRQLAGGTDPVEKAIPGTIRGDFGLETQFNLVHGSDSVESAKREIALWFPDA, from the coding sequence GTGACCGAACGGACATTGGTACTGATCAAGCCCGACGGCGTGCAGCGGCAGCTGGTGGGGGAGATCATCGGCCGCATCGAGCGCAAGGGGCTTTCCATCGCTGCGCTGGAGCTGCGGCCCGTCGGCCGCGAGCTCGCCACCCAGCACTACGCGGAACACGACGGCAAGCCCTTCTTCGAGTCGCTGCTGGAGTTCATCACATCGGGACCGGTGGTGGCGGCCATCGTGGAGGGGCCGCGAGCGATCGCGGCGTTTCGGCAGCTCGCGGGTGGTACCGACCCGGTGGAGAAGGCGATCCCCGGCACGATCCGCGGTGATTTCGGGCTGGAGACCCAGTTCAATCTGGTGCACGGGTCGGATTCGGTCGAGTCCGCGAAGCGCGAAATCGCGCTCTGGTTTCCCGACGCCTAG
- a CDS encoding Rne/Rng family ribonuclease: MVDGAPTADPSEESTRPEELPDRLRVHSLARTLGTTSKRVLDALSELDGRIRSAHSTVDRDDAVRVRDLLASAQAPASAKDADSAPPAGGGAEAEEPESRLLLETPDNADERPHYMPLFVAPQPIDAREEDAGADDSADSDDSDGDDDEQSDRPSNRRRRRGRRGRGRGRGEQGGSDGQGDDGDDDEGQPRGKKGGQADSEDSDAQDSDDSDDSDDSDDSDNGDDGSADGGNRRRRRRRRRKSGSGDDNDESSSPDDPPNTVVHERSPRSGKGGGDDSGGSNNEIKGINGSTRLEAKRQRRRDGRDAGRRRPPVLTEAEFLTRREAVERMMVVRDRVRTEQPHQGARYTQIAVLEDGIVVEHFVTSAASASLVGNIYLGIVQNVLPSMEAAFVDIGRGRNGVLYAGEVNWEAAGLGGSDRKIEQALKPGDYVVVQVSKDPVGHKGARLTTQVSLAGRYLVYVPGASSTGISRKLPDTERQRLKDILREVVPSDAGVIIRTASEGVKEEDIRSDVTRLQERWKQIEAKAIEIREKAAGSAVALYEEPDVLVKVIRDLFNEDFAGLIVSGDEAWTTINDYVNSVAPDLVSKLTKYDAPAGPEGQAGPDVFAVHRIDEQLAKAMERKVWLPSGGTLVIDRTEAMTVVDVNTGKFTGSGGNLEQTVTKNNLEAAEEIVRQLRLRDIGGIVVIDFIDMVLESNRDLVLRRLTEALARDRTRHQVSEVTSLGLVQLTRKRLGTGLIEAFSTSCSNCGGRGILLHTDPVDSAPSNGRKSESGGGGRRSRRKKNKTEEQVVAKVPTHAPGEHPMFKAMAAGSSTQSEDDESDETIEEVDELDQQKAGRARGVADTDEEDFDDTDDEDTDDDDTDDEDSDDDSDDEDSDDDDSDDDDDLDDDDDDIDDEEDLGEDDEDLELDDDDLDTEDDDSDDTDAGQATAGAGEADSGRPRRRRAAGRPAGPPIHAD, from the coding sequence GTGGTAGACGGTGCACCGACTGCAGACCCATCAGAAGAATCGACTCGGCCCGAGGAACTGCCGGACCGCTTAAGAGTTCATTCGCTGGCCCGGACGCTGGGAACCACCAGCAAGCGCGTACTGGACGCACTGAGCGAGCTGGACGGGCGAATCCGCAGCGCGCATTCCACCGTGGATCGCGACGACGCGGTCCGGGTGCGCGACCTGCTGGCGTCCGCGCAGGCCCCGGCGAGCGCGAAGGACGCGGACAGCGCACCGCCGGCCGGCGGCGGCGCGGAGGCCGAGGAACCCGAATCCCGGCTGCTGCTCGAGACCCCGGACAACGCCGACGAGCGTCCGCATTACATGCCGCTGTTCGTCGCGCCGCAGCCGATCGATGCCCGCGAGGAGGACGCCGGCGCCGACGACAGCGCCGACTCCGACGATTCCGACGGCGACGACGACGAGCAGTCCGACCGGCCGTCCAACCGGCGGCGGCGCCGCGGCCGTCGCGGCCGTGGCCGCGGTCGCGGTGAGCAGGGCGGATCCGACGGCCAGGGCGACGACGGTGACGACGATGAGGGGCAACCGCGGGGCAAGAAGGGCGGCCAAGCCGACTCCGAGGACTCCGACGCCCAGGATTCCGACGACTCCGACGACTCCGACGATTCCGACGATTCCGACAACGGTGACGACGGTTCGGCGGACGGCGGCAACCGCCGCCGACGCAGGCGCCGGCGGCGCAAGTCCGGATCGGGCGACGACAACGACGAGAGCTCATCGCCGGACGACCCGCCCAACACCGTGGTACACGAGCGGTCGCCCCGCAGCGGCAAGGGCGGCGGAGATGACTCCGGCGGCTCGAACAACGAGATCAAGGGCATCAACGGCTCCACCCGGCTGGAGGCCAAGCGGCAGCGGCGCCGCGACGGCCGCGACGCCGGGCGGCGCCGCCCCCCGGTGCTGACCGAGGCCGAATTCCTGACCCGTCGCGAGGCCGTCGAGCGGATGATGGTCGTGCGCGACCGGGTCCGCACCGAGCAGCCGCACCAGGGGGCGCGTTACACCCAGATCGCGGTGCTCGAGGACGGCATCGTCGTCGAGCACTTCGTCACCTCGGCCGCATCGGCCTCCCTGGTGGGCAACATCTACCTGGGCATCGTGCAGAACGTGCTGCCATCGATGGAGGCGGCGTTCGTCGACATCGGCCGCGGCCGCAACGGTGTGCTCTACGCCGGCGAGGTCAACTGGGAAGCCGCCGGACTCGGCGGCTCCGACCGCAAGATCGAACAAGCGCTCAAGCCCGGCGACTATGTCGTCGTCCAGGTCAGCAAGGACCCGGTCGGGCACAAGGGCGCCCGGCTGACCACCCAGGTGTCGCTGGCGGGCCGCTACCTGGTCTACGTGCCGGGGGCGTCGTCGACCGGGATCAGCCGCAAGCTGCCCGACACCGAGCGCCAGCGGCTCAAAGACATCCTGCGCGAAGTCGTGCCGTCCGACGCCGGGGTGATCATCCGGACCGCGTCCGAGGGCGTCAAGGAAGAGGACATCCGCAGCGACGTCACCCGCCTGCAGGAGCGCTGGAAGCAGATCGAGGCCAAGGCGATCGAGATCAGAGAGAAGGCGGCCGGCTCCGCGGTGGCCCTCTACGAAGAGCCCGACGTGCTGGTCAAGGTGATCCGCGACCTGTTCAACGAGGACTTCGCCGGCCTCATCGTCTCCGGTGACGAGGCCTGGACCACGATCAACGATTACGTGAATTCCGTTGCCCCCGATCTGGTTTCGAAGCTGACCAAGTACGACGCGCCCGCCGGGCCGGAAGGGCAGGCCGGGCCGGACGTGTTCGCGGTGCACCGCATCGACGAGCAGCTGGCCAAGGCGATGGAGCGCAAGGTGTGGCTGCCATCGGGCGGCACGCTGGTGATCGACCGGACCGAGGCCATGACGGTGGTCGACGTCAACACCGGCAAGTTCACCGGGTCCGGGGGGAACCTCGAACAGACCGTCACCAAGAACAACCTCGAGGCGGCCGAGGAGATCGTGCGCCAGCTGCGGCTGCGCGACATCGGCGGAATCGTGGTCATCGACTTCATCGACATGGTGCTGGAGTCCAACCGGGATCTGGTGCTCCGGCGGCTGACCGAGGCGCTGGCCCGCGACCGCACCCGCCATCAGGTGTCCGAGGTGACGTCGCTCGGTTTGGTCCAGCTGACCCGCAAGCGGTTGGGCACCGGCCTCATCGAAGCCTTCTCGACGTCGTGCTCGAACTGTGGCGGGCGCGGCATCCTGCTGCACACCGACCCGGTGGATTCGGCCCCGTCGAACGGGCGCAAGTCCGAATCCGGTGGGGGTGGCCGCCGAAGCAGGCGCAAGAAGAACAAGACCGAAGAGCAGGTGGTGGCCAAGGTGCCCACCCACGCTCCCGGCGAGCACCCGATGTTCAAGGCGATGGCCGCCGGCTCCTCCACGCAGTCCGAGGACGACGAGTCCGACGAGACCATCGAAGAAGTCGACGAGCTCGACCAGCAGAAGGCGGGGCGCGCCCGCGGCGTCGCGGACACCGATGAAGAGGACTTCGACGACACCGACGACGAGGACACCGACGATGACGACACCGACGACGAGGACTCGGACGACGATTCGGATGACGAGGACTCGGACGACGACGATTCGGACGATGACGACGACCTCGACGACGATGACGACGACATCGACGACGAAGAGGACCTCGGCGAGGATGACGAGGACCTCGAGCTCGACGACGACGATTTGGACACCGAGGACGACGATTCGGACGACACCGACGCCGGGCAGGCCACCGCCGGGGCCGGCGAGGCCGACTCGGGACGCCCCAGGCGCCGGCGGGCTGCGGGCCGGCCGGCCGGCCCGCCGATCCACGCGGACTGA
- the rplU gene encoding 50S ribosomal protein L21, which produces MATYAIVKTGGKQYKVAVGDVVKVEKLESEPGSNVSLPVALVVDGAKVTTDAAALAKVAVTGEVLEHTKGPKIRIHKFRNKTGYHKRQGHRQQLTVLKVTGIK; this is translated from the coding sequence ATGGCGACCTACGCAATCGTGAAGACGGGCGGCAAGCAGTACAAGGTCGCCGTCGGGGACGTGGTCAAGGTCGAGAAGCTCGAATCCGAGCCCGGCTCGAACGTGTCGCTGCCGGTCGCCCTGGTGGTGGACGGCGCCAAGGTGACCACCGACGCGGCCGCGCTGGCCAAGGTCGCGGTGACCGGCGAGGTGCTCGAGCACACCAAGGGCCCCAAGATCCGTATCCACAAGTTCAGGAACAAGACCGGCTACCACAAGCGTCAGGGGCACCGTCAGCAGCTGACGGTCCTGAAGGTCACCGGAATCAAGTAG
- the rpmA gene encoding 50S ribosomal protein L27 gives MAHKKGASSSRNGRDSAAQRLGVKRFGGQVVKAGEIIVRQRGTKFHPGVGVGRGGDDTLFAKEAGAVEFGIKRGRKTVNIVAAGQATD, from the coding sequence ATGGCACACAAGAAGGGCGCTTCCAGCTCGCGCAACGGTCGCGATTCCGCCGCGCAGCGGCTGGGCGTGAAGCGATTCGGCGGCCAGGTCGTCAAGGCGGGCGAGATCATCGTTCGCCAGCGCGGCACCAAGTTCCACCCGGGCGTGGGTGTTGGGCGCGGCGGGGACGACACGCTGTTCGCCAAGGAGGCCGGCGCCGTCGAGTTCGGCATCAAGCGCGGCCGCAAGACCGTCAACATCGTGGCGGCCGGACAAGCCACCGACTGA